In one window of Armatimonadota bacterium DNA:
- a CDS encoding alkaline phosphatase family protein — protein MRADRAAVSLSDTSHIRKPAVVAALAIALALAAAPAHAYIGPGAGFAVLGSFLVLFVTLILAAFTLATWPIRYLLRLVRGRRAYTRSKVNRLVIVGLDGLDPRLVERMMEEGKLPNLVCLRDMGSYSRLETTTPPLSPVAWSSFQTGVNPARHNIYDFLTRSPKTYLPDLSSTEITAPRRSLKLGRYRIPLSRPGVRLLRRSKAFWSILSEHGIWSTILRVPITFPPEKFNGLLISAMCVPDLKGSQGTFSFFTTGDGDRRHTGGVRIPLRRDGDRFTASIPGPVSPLSDDGTELRLPFTLTPNDGGATLDISGQRIPLRTGEHSEWVRLTFKAGLGVKVSGICRFVLKSVAPECELYATPINIDPDRPAMPVSYPVTYAIYFAKLFGPFATLGLAEDTWALNERVIDEGTFLEQCYLIHDEREKMFFDALDKTRRGVCACVFDATDRVQHMFYRYLDDRHPANAGKDVERHANAIEDVYRRADDLVGRVLERLDDRTVLLVLSDHGFRSFRRGVNLNSWLHREGYLALKDGKPSSGEWFADVDWDRTRAYAIGLGGIYLNRKGREARGVLGTDEADALKAEIAGKLSGVRDPDMSEVAINQAFDAAATYSGPYVGEAPDLLIGYNDGYRTSWDGAVGKVTDVVFEDNTRSWSGDHCVDPALVPGVLFCNRPIAAEQPRMVDIAATALDLFGVEVPKYMDGKPLLADAAATNEAINEKQKAEA, from the coding sequence ATGCGCGCTGACAGGGCAGCAGTGTCATTGTCTGATACATCGCACATCAGAAAACCGGCTGTTGTCGCGGCCCTTGCCATAGCGCTGGCCCTCGCCGCCGCGCCCGCGCACGCCTACATCGGCCCCGGCGCCGGTTTCGCTGTGCTGGGCTCATTCCTGGTGCTCTTCGTCACGCTCATCCTGGCCGCGTTTACCCTCGCCACCTGGCCCATCCGCTATCTCCTGCGGCTTGTCCGCGGCCGGCGCGCCTACACCCGCAGCAAGGTAAATCGCCTCGTCATCGTCGGCCTCGACGGCCTTGATCCGAGGCTCGTCGAGCGCATGATGGAGGAGGGCAAGCTGCCCAACTTGGTGTGCCTGCGTGACATGGGCAGTTACTCCCGGCTTGAGACGACCACGCCGCCTCTCTCGCCGGTCGCCTGGTCGAGCTTCCAGACCGGCGTCAACCCCGCGCGCCACAACATCTATGATTTCCTCACGCGCAGCCCGAAGACATACCTGCCCGACCTGTCGTCAACCGAGATAACAGCGCCGCGGCGCTCGCTCAAGCTGGGCAGGTACAGAATCCCCCTGAGCCGCCCCGGCGTGCGCCTGCTGCGGCGCAGCAAGGCGTTCTGGAGCATCCTCTCCGAGCACGGCATCTGGTCAACCATCCTGCGCGTGCCCATCACCTTCCCGCCGGAGAAGTTCAACGGCCTGCTCATCTCCGCGATGTGCGTGCCGGACCTGAAGGGAAGTCAAGGCACCTTCTCCTTCTTCACCACCGGTGACGGCGACCGCCGGCATACCGGCGGCGTGCGAATTCCTCTCCGGCGCGACGGCGATCGCTTCACGGCCAGTATCCCTGGCCCCGTCAGCCCGTTGTCCGACGACGGAACGGAACTGCGCCTCCCGTTCACTCTGACCCCGAACGATGGCGGCGCGACGTTGGATATATCCGGACAGCGCATCCCGCTCAGGACGGGCGAGCACTCGGAGTGGGTGCGGCTGACATTCAAGGCCGGGCTCGGGGTGAAGGTGTCCGGCATCTGCCGCTTCGTCCTCAAGAGCGTTGCGCCCGAATGCGAACTCTACGCGACGCCCATCAACATTGACCCCGATCGCCCGGCGATGCCCGTGTCGTACCCCGTCACCTATGCGATCTACTTCGCCAAGCTCTTCGGCCCGTTCGCCACCCTCGGCCTGGCGGAGGACACCTGGGCGCTCAACGAGCGGGTGATTGACGAGGGGACGTTCCTCGAGCAGTGCTACCTCATCCACGACGAGCGCGAGAAGATGTTCTTCGACGCGCTCGACAAGACGCGCCGCGGCGTCTGCGCGTGCGTGTTCGATGCCACCGACCGTGTCCAGCACATGTTCTATCGTTATCTCGACGACCGTCATCCGGCGAATGCCGGCAAGGATGTCGAACGCCACGCCAACGCGATCGAAGACGTCTACCGTCGCGCGGACGACCTTGTCGGGCGCGTCCTCGAGCGCCTCGACGACCGCACCGTGCTGCTCGTGCTCTCGGATCACGGCTTCCGCTCCTTTCGTCGGGGTGTCAACCTCAACTCGTGGCTGCACCGCGAGGGCTACCTGGCGCTCAAGGACGGCAAACCTTCGAGCGGGGAGTGGTTCGCGGACGTGGACTGGGATCGGACACGGGCATACGCCATCGGCCTCGGGGGCATCTACCTCAACCGCAAGGGGCGGGAAGCGCGCGGAGTGCTCGGGACGGACGAAGCCGACGCGCTCAAGGCCGAGATCGCGGGCAAGCTCTCGGGCGTACGCGACCCGGATATGAGTGAGGTCGCGATCAATCAGGCATTCGATGCCGCTGCGACCTACTCCGGGCCGTACGTGGGCGAGGCGCCGGATCTCCTTATCGGCTACAACGACGGCTACCGCACGTCGTGGGACGGCGCGGTGGGCAAGGTGACCGACGTCGTGTTCGAGGATAACACGCGCAGCTGGAGCGGCGACCACTGCGTTGATCCGGCATTAGTGCCGGGCGTGCTGTTCTGCAATCGTCCGATCGCCGCCGAGCAGCCGCGGATGGTTGACATCGCTGCGACGGCGCTCGACCTGTTCGGCGTCGAGGTACCGAAGTACATGGACGGCAAACCGCTGCTCGCGGATGCCGCCGCGACCAATGAAGCGATCAACGAGAAACAGAAAGCAGAGGCCTGA
- a CDS encoding SCP2 sterol-binding domain-containing protein produces GEDGKVIATLVNFACHPEIMQNNYLTADFPNWTYQRIEEKAGGVALFVNGALGGMVTGDIDDIYDKGQDNWDDAARIGNAVADKALEILADAEAVSDAPIALRTSALSVPLQNAGFEAGIAAGVLPDFLEDGNVNTEVAAGAIGRAQFATVPGEAFPNIGLLLKRWMSGDVKFVFAVTQDELGYIMSREDWGLKLYDYETSMSVGPEMGCMLVETLRPMIEEINAQLGEAAPGAGSGSLDAWFMALPDTFNADAAGDMRAVYFFNLTGEGGGEYAITIADGKCTVEKAKPEKPDLAMTVAASDMEAIIAGELDPTAAFMTGKLALDGDISLAMKLGDLFGL; encoded by the coding sequence TCGGCGAGGACGGCAAGGTCATTGCGACCCTCGTCAATTTCGCGTGCCACCCGGAGATCATGCAGAACAACTACCTCACCGCGGATTTTCCGAACTGGACGTACCAGCGGATCGAGGAGAAGGCGGGCGGAGTGGCGCTGTTCGTCAATGGCGCGTTGGGCGGCATGGTGACGGGGGACATTGACGACATCTATGACAAGGGACAGGACAACTGGGACGATGCCGCGCGGATCGGGAACGCGGTCGCGGACAAGGCGCTCGAGATTCTGGCGGACGCGGAGGCGGTGAGCGACGCGCCGATCGCGTTGCGGACGAGTGCGTTGTCGGTGCCGCTGCAGAACGCGGGATTCGAAGCAGGGATTGCGGCGGGAGTGCTGCCGGATTTCCTGGAGGACGGCAACGTCAATACCGAGGTGGCAGCCGGCGCCATCGGCCGCGCGCAGTTCGCGACGGTTCCCGGCGAGGCGTTCCCCAACATCGGGCTGCTGCTCAAGCGCTGGATGAGCGGGGACGTGAAGTTCGTGTTTGCGGTGACGCAGGACGAGCTGGGGTACATCATGTCGCGCGAGGACTGGGGGCTGAAGCTATACGACTACGAGACGAGCATGTCGGTGGGGCCGGAGATGGGGTGTATGCTGGTTGAGACGCTGCGTCCGATGATTGAGGAGATCAACGCGCAGCTCGGCGAAGCGGCCCCGGGCGCGGGCAGTGGGTCGCTCGACGCTTGGTTCATGGCCCTGCCCGACACGTTCAACGCCGACGCGGCGGGTGACATGCGCGCGGTCTACTTCTTTAACCTCACAGGCGAGGGCGGCGGCGAGTACGCGATCACCATCGCCGACGGCAAGTGCACCGTCGAGAAGGCCAAGCCGGAAAAGCCTGACCTGGCGATGACCGTCGCGGCCTCCGACATGGAGGCGATCATCGCCGGCGAGTTGGATCCGACGGCCGCGTTCATGACGGGCAAGTTGGCGCTCGACGGCGACATCAGCCTGGCGATGAAGCTGGGCGATTTGTTCGGGCTGTAG
- a CDS encoding alkaline phosphatase family protein: TVSLPEISAVSWSTFMTGTNPGTHGIFGFTDLKPGSYDMRFPSFRDLAVPTFWDRLGAAGKRCVVINQPATYPAREINGVLISGFVAIDLRKALHPLGQLANLERMGYRIDVDVTNPDGLFDDLHATLAGRERAAEHFWASEDWDYFQVVVTGTDRLHHLRWDAWADAARPQRQAFLDYYRAVDGFIERARDRFDKLTGGLDGFHLLSDHGFDAIAQEVYLNAWLRGQGYLGYAKDGPESVADINGETKAFALDPGRIYVNVRGRFPRGGVERADVPGLKKELQSRLAGLEYEGQPVMRQVFDAAEIYSGPLVDKGPDLVCLSHHGFDLKGSVKRAEVFARTAFQGMHTWDDAFHWSAVPVKDDLNIADLADIVTAPLVA; the protein is encoded by the coding sequence ACCGTGTCCTTGCCCGAGATCTCGGCGGTCTCGTGGTCAACCTTCATGACCGGCACCAACCCGGGCACGCACGGCATCTTCGGCTTCACGGATCTCAAGCCCGGCTCCTACGACATGCGCTTCCCGTCTTTCCGCGACCTCGCGGTCCCGACGTTCTGGGACCGCCTCGGCGCCGCCGGCAAGCGCTGCGTCGTCATTAACCAGCCCGCGACCTACCCCGCGCGCGAGATCAACGGTGTCCTCATCTCGGGGTTCGTGGCCATCGATCTGCGCAAGGCTCTCCATCCCCTTGGCCAACTCGCGAATCTCGAGCGCATGGGCTATCGGATTGACGTTGACGTCACCAACCCGGACGGCTTGTTCGACGACCTTCATGCGACCCTCGCCGGGCGCGAGCGCGCCGCCGAGCACTTCTGGGCAAGCGAGGACTGGGACTATTTCCAGGTCGTCGTCACCGGCACCGATCGGCTGCATCACCTGCGCTGGGATGCCTGGGCGGACGCGGCGCGCCCGCAGCGGCAGGCCTTCTTGGACTACTATCGCGCCGTTGACGGCTTCATCGAGCGCGCGCGCGACCGGTTCGACAAGCTCACCGGCGGCCTCGACGGGTTCCACCTGCTATCAGACCACGGATTCGACGCGATCGCGCAGGAGGTGTACCTCAACGCCTGGCTCCGCGGGCAGGGGTACCTCGGGTATGCAAAGGACGGCCCCGAGTCGGTCGCCGACATCAACGGGGAAACCAAGGCGTTCGCGCTCGACCCGGGGCGCATCTACGTCAACGTTCGCGGGCGCTTCCCTCGCGGCGGGGTCGAGCGGGCGGATGTGCCCGGACTCAAGAAGGAGTTGCAGTCCAGGCTGGCCGGCCTCGAATACGAGGGGCAGCCGGTCATGCGGCAGGTGTTCGACGCGGCGGAGATCTACAGCGGCCCGCTCGTGGATAAGGGCCCCGACCTCGTCTGTCTCTCCCATCACGGCTTCGACCTCAAGGGCTCGGTGAAGCGCGCCGAGGTCTTCGCGCGCACGGCGTTTCAGGGCATGCACACCTGGGACGACGCCTTCCACTGGTCGGCCGTGCCGGTCAAGGACGACCTCAACATCGCCGACCTGGCGGACATCGTCACGGCGCCGCTGGTGGCTTGA
- a CDS encoding alkaline phosphatase family protein → MKRDIDNDHAARDSAAGRMSRREFLRKAGVAAAALSLPAAGVFGGCGRRRLPLAKKTLIIGMDGVEPRIVERMMQEGLLPNFRRLAGMGGFSRLATSIPPHSPVAWANFITGTNPGGHGIFDFIARDPATYLPHLSISKVEPAERTLSIGEWVLPLSGGKVERLRHGTPFWQFLEEHGIPTTMFRIPSDFPPTETGGRAISDLGAPDIMGTYGTFAFYTNNPPEDTKEVSGGYVYPVEIGTNGAIETKLYGPRNDLRKDGPKCQIDLTIYLDRSAPVAKIVVAGTQVLLREGEWSDWVQVKFPMLWRHGVSGVCRFYLKSVRPDFKLYVTPIQIDPSDPALPITTPASYAQELHRRFGFFYTQGMPEDTKVWSSGLFDADDYMQQSDLVLRERLEMYDYEIEHFDEGLLFFYLSNTDRHGHMFWWARDPQCPAYDPELAPRYARAIEELYVKMDGVVEKALRKIEGDDLLIVMSDHGFAPYYRSFQVNSWLRDNGYLVTWGEDESDIFASADWGYTKAYSLGINCLYLNVEGREGQGIVRPGREREALAREIAQRLKAVRDPQNGRQVISNVYFAKDDYSGPMADLAPDLIIGYNSGYRGSWQTALGQYGKTLIDDNDGKWSGDHCIDPVHVPGVLFCNKPIASHEPALYDVGPTVLADFGVETPDEMTGRSVL, encoded by the coding sequence ATGAAGCGCGATATCGATAACGATCATGCGGCGCGCGATTCGGCTGCCGGCCGGATGAGCCGCCGCGAGTTCCTGAGGAAAGCAGGCGTCGCCGCCGCCGCGCTGTCGCTTCCCGCGGCAGGCGTGTTCGGCGGCTGCGGTCGCCGACGGCTCCCGCTGGCGAAGAAGACTCTCATCATCGGCATGGACGGCGTCGAGCCGAGAATCGTCGAGCGCATGATGCAGGAGGGTCTGCTGCCGAACTTCCGCCGGCTGGCGGGCATGGGCGGGTTCAGCCGTCTCGCCACGAGCATCCCGCCGCACAGCCCGGTCGCGTGGGCGAACTTCATCACCGGCACCAATCCCGGCGGCCACGGCATCTTCGACTTCATCGCGCGCGACCCCGCGACGTATCTCCCGCACCTCTCCATCTCCAAGGTCGAGCCGGCTGAGAGAACGCTTAGCATCGGCGAGTGGGTGCTCCCGCTCTCCGGCGGCAAGGTCGAACGCCTGCGCCACGGGACTCCCTTCTGGCAGTTCCTCGAAGAGCACGGCATCCCCACGACGATGTTTCGCATCCCCTCCGACTTCCCGCCCACGGAAACCGGCGGCCGCGCCATCTCCGACCTCGGCGCCCCCGATATCATGGGCACGTACGGCACCTTCGCCTTCTACACCAACAACCCACCCGAGGACACCAAGGAGGTCTCCGGCGGATACGTCTATCCGGTCGAGATCGGCACCAACGGAGCGATCGAAACCAAGCTCTACGGCCCGCGCAACGACCTGCGCAAGGACGGGCCGAAGTGCCAGATCGACCTCACCATCTACCTCGACCGCTCCGCCCCGGTCGCCAAGATCGTCGTTGCGGGCACGCAGGTGCTGCTGCGCGAGGGCGAGTGGAGCGACTGGGTGCAGGTCAAGTTCCCCATGCTGTGGCGGCACGGCGTCAGCGGCGTGTGCAGGTTCTACCTGAAATCCGTGCGCCCCGATTTCAAACTCTATGTCACACCGATTCAGATCGACCCCTCCGATCCGGCCCTGCCCATCACCACCCCGGCGAGCTACGCGCAGGAGTTACACCGGCGATTCGGCTTCTTCTACACCCAGGGCATGCCGGAGGACACCAAGGTCTGGTCGAGTGGCCTGTTCGACGCGGACGACTACATGCAGCAGTCCGACCTCGTGCTTCGCGAGCGCCTCGAGATGTATGACTACGAGATCGAGCACTTCGACGAAGGCCTGCTCTTCTTCTACCTCTCCAACACCGACCGCCACGGCCACATGTTCTGGTGGGCGCGCGACCCCCAGTGCCCGGCCTACGACCCGGAACTCGCGCCGCGCTACGCGCGCGCCATCGAGGAACTCTACGTCAAGATGGACGGCGTGGTGGAGAAGGCCCTGCGCAAGATCGAAGGCGACGACCTGCTCATCGTCATGTCCGACCACGGCTTCGCGCCGTACTATCGCTCGTTCCAGGTCAATAGCTGGCTCCGCGACAACGGTTACCTGGTCACCTGGGGCGAGGACGAGAGCGACATCTTCGCCTCCGCGGATTGGGGCTATACCAAGGCATACTCGCTTGGCATCAACTGCCTCTACCTCAATGTCGAGGGTCGCGAGGGGCAGGGTATCGTCCGCCCCGGACGCGAGCGCGAGGCTCTCGCGCGCGAGATCGCCCAGCGGCTCAAAGCAGTGCGCGATCCGCAGAACGGCCGGCAGGTCATCTCCAACGTGTACTTCGCCAAAGATGACTACTCCGGCCCGATGGCCGATCTCGCGCCGGATCTCATCATCGGCTACAACTCCGGCTACCGCGGCTCGTGGCAAACCGCCCTCGGTCAGTACGGCAAGACGTTGATTGACGACAACGATGGCAAATGGAGCGGCGATCACTGCATTGACCCGGTTCACGTGCCGGGCGTGCTGTTCTGCAACAAGCCCATCGCGTCGCACGAGCCGGCGCTCTACGACGTCGGCCCGACGGTTCTCGCTGACTTCGGCGTCGAGACGCCCGACGAGATGACCGGGCGCAGCGTTCTCTAG